ctaaattataatcctggtacctttgataactgttacaccactgggtcgatgccactgctggtggacgtttcgtccccgagggtatcaccagcccatgccagtagtcaacatttcggtgttagacatgaatatcaataatgtggtcatttctataaatttcctgtttacaaaactttgaatctttgcgaaaaactaaggattttgttATCCCAGAcgtatattaccttagccgtatttagcacaactttttggaatttgcaatcctcaatgctcttcaactttgtaattgtttggctttataaatattttgatatgagcatcactgctgagtcttatgtagacgaaacgcgcgtctggcgtactattagagggacgaaagataccaaagggacagtcaaactcataaatctaaaacaaactgacaacgccatggctaaaaatgaaaaagacaaacagaaaaataatagtaaacatgacacaacatagaaaactaaagaataaacaaaacgaaccccaccaaaaactagggaagggtaagcagatcctgctccacatgtggcacccgtcgtgttgcttatgtgattacaaaattttaatccggtaaatagtctaattcggtaggtcacattcatgaaagggaagggaattgtaattacgacgtaaggaacatatccgatatcatttgtgaaacggttattccattaccgtcaaacaactcgtgatggcgtccgtaaaatttacgaagggatgatttcaacttcaccattaggaactcttggtttaatagcttccttgtgagcagcaaccctctatcaagaaaatcatgatagcaaatgcaagcacgggaatgtcgtatcaattgggagatatataaattataatcctggtacctttgataactattgaccccaatttcacagtcaacggaacatgtaaaatgatagtgcgagtggggcatctgtgtactatggatacattcttgtttgTGTCTTATTTTGCTCATGTacatcgtcacaatacaattacagtccagctggtcatattattactggtgaccttggcatcgttaccaatgaacaactaagagagttgttagccaagggaccaaaatatagatTTCCcgagcccatcaactggaaaaagaatttcaagttactgatggatgcagttgaggacaatgcaagaaaatgggtaaagcgcgaaccagacgaaccagaactggacacgttgtctgaatggatcaaagctattcgatcatgcattcagaggcgcatacataaactacgatgtaatatgagtactagagtttctaaccctttcaagaatccggaggttgtggatgctttatcctctttgcatgacaaatatgtcgttgttccagcagataaagcctccaataatattgtcttcatatgtaaaaaacattatttgaaatgtcttactacagagcttggaattgataaaactactggtaatcctacatattttttaacatcatttaccaaggacgaaattttacaaaatcataaatctgtccttctttcttttggtatcaacatcaaagaaaacgaagaaaacttgccctcattatactggatacctaaattacacaaaactccatataaagaacgatacatagctggttctttctaaagtactgactactattctttctacagttaaagatgggcttcaaaaatattgtgaggagatatattctaccagtggtgttaaccagatgtggattctcaaaaattccaaagatccactgcttaaccttcaatcacaatctttgcaattttgcagcaacataaaaacttttgatttttctacgctatatactactattccccatgctcagttgaaagatcgactttaccttctcataaaacagagctttttctataaaaatgggaatcgtagatacaaattttttgttttggtttacaataattcatattttgtgaagaatcacactgaatcttccagaaaatatactgaagatgatattatcaaaatgctggactttttgatcgacaatatatttgttgagtttggaggatttatatttcaacagacaatcggtattccaatgggtactaattatgcacccctgctggctgatttgtttttgtactcgtatgaagcagaattcattcaaaaccttctacaagacaaaaagaaaagcaccttgcgaaattctttaattttactttccgatatattgatgatgttctatcattgaataacccatacttcagccaatacttacatctcatatatcccagtgaacttgaaattaaggatactactgatactagaaggacttcttcataccttgatcttttcctcaatattgacgtagatggacgacttcacacgaaaatctatgacaaacgggacgatttcaacttcctaattatcaatttcccatttctcagcagtaacataccatctgccccttcgtatggtgtttacatatcacaattgatacgctATTCACGtccttgttcacactatacggacttcatatacagaagtgtgctacttacgcagaaacttctccaaaaaagttatgaggaggacagattaaaattgacaccccgtaaattttatggacaccatcacgaattggtggatccatacgatgtgtctttaaccaaactagctaaggacatttttaccacatggtagattgtggtttgtcattatgtcgtctaatcttttaattaccaaacgtgattTATTCCCGATTgttgactgttttgctgagtgtgaatttgcattactataagacgggttacggtacttgtctatcccaaattcatgtatttagtttaaatgtttaatgttatatttgtaattctcatcggattttgtcaaaagtgttgacatattttctattatatttatgtgttatggaaagaaaaattaatcaccgacgtcatttattaaatttaattttggtctacgtaatctgtacgataatttacgtttgaagttggattcataacaaactgcacataaaattttattatagttaattgctattaataattattgcaatatgcattgtgtttaaatgcaatatcagtatttagttctattttaatctttaatcaatcctaattctatcttacttttgagatatagtttttcatatgtgacgtcatttttctgctgttttagaaatttcatatattcaaatgtgacgtaatttttaatgccttttcaccatcgtatgtgacgtgaTTTTCATCATTTACTGCGTAGAGGCCTGGACTGAgccgggtgtgtctattctgtgttggtctttcattatgtattcgtgtttgttttatgtaatgagttaatacttcagtttcattatgtatatctgttatattcatttgataaaatttactgtttgcaatagcattaattgttctaaataataaggatgttcttatcccaagcataaaatcttagccgtatttgacacaacctttttcaactttcgatcttttatatctgggcgtcactggtgagtcttgtgtggacgaggcgcgtttttggcgtattaaattttaaacctgatgctttttgttattcattaatcatgtgtttctttgtctaatacgttctcctatttatttgtattgtagtcctgtaatattatgttgtcatttcaatgttatatttaacattgccattaaagtgcgaggtttggcatgccacaaaaccaggttcaacccaccattttttcctttaaaaatgtcctgtaccaagtcaggaatatggcattgttatattatagttcgtttctgtgtgtgttacaatttaacgttgcgtcgtttgttttctcttatttttgagtgtaaattgacattgcgataagacgtgtcacggtacatgtctatccctaattcatgtatttgattttgatgctatatttgttattctcgttggattttgtctgatgcttggtccgtttctgtgtgtgttacattgtagtgttgtgtcgttgttctcctcttatatttatgtgtttccctcagttttagtttgttatcccgattttgttttttgtccatggatttatgagtttgaacagcgatatactactgttgcctttatttactatggatacattcttgtttgTGTCTTATTTTGGCATGAATGTTGATATGTGTCTCTTATCTGAGTCCGCATGTATGTTTTCAGTCTTTTGTGTTGTAAGATTTGTTACTTGCGTTTATTTAGAAGAGGTAAACCAAAAAGATAtctccaaattatttttttgaaaatgttaatATGCGAAACCATTGTTATGTTTGCAATGGTCTGGCATTAATTCTTTATAACATGTTTCcatgatttaattgttttattgaattGTAGCTATCAACAATAAATCAAGCAATACATGATTTGAAACAGACACAAATGGAAATATTGCGTAAAATTCACATGAACAGGTTAGTTATTTCTCTGTAAAATTTCTGACACTAATATTgtgtttttacattgtttttggGAGTTCTGATTGAAGTTTATAATTACCGTGTTTACCACATATTCGTATAAACTTATCAGAATAATTTAACCCACAACATACTTCAAAGTGTTTGctgtttataattttaattctaatATTTTGGTAGAAAGAGAGTGCTTATCATGCAtagatttatttcaaaaatgctAGCatactgttttattttattttttagtggaGACACGGTCAATACTAAGGATAACAGGCATTTAGAGAGTAAGTTTGAAAACTAAAATGTACTAAATAAAATAACTaacatttatttatgtaaaaaagtaATGCTTATCTTTTGCCATTTTCAGAGTAAGTGCGCTATGATAAATAATTATCGCTTTCAACAAGTTGGTTACCCAGTCATCTAGTATTTGTCTTCATGTGCTCAGattaaatgtatacatttttctgtattctACTCTACAATGCGATAGTCGGTCACCTACAAAAATTTTCGTTATTTTTTCCAGCTTTATTTTTTGTGCATTGCTAGATATAGTAAAGAATTCTATTAACATCTTTGCAAGTGGCCATTTTGTATTGCAGTGAGGTGAGAAGTTTGATTCATGTTCAAGGTATCAGATGTCGCTTTGAGAAATGCAgcgttgttcctttgttttttgtttttataatcggAGAGTGATCGTGTGTCATTGTTTGATACTCTATATCCTATCCTTATGAAATTCagtttagaaaacaaaacaattttgtttagaaaacaaaatataatattattgttttactTCATTTTATGACCATGCTGTTATATTAACATCGAGACATAAGCATTGGCGGAAGAATTAACACATATTAGGAACTATTAATATAAAACATAGAACGTAATGCAGTCGACAGCCAATATCTTTGACTTTTATATCAAAACTTTCAATAATTTCCGTTACAAATAATactcaatatctttttttttcattcacatTAAGAACTTGAAGTTATTTTATCGGTGCTGGAAGacaaatacagaaaacataataGTACATTGAATGAAGTCAAGAACAAGGTTGTTACATTGCTTGAGAAAGTTGGAGAGCTAACAACTGATATTAAATCAATTCAACGATATACCTTTAATACTAAGTCACGTGATGTCAAAGTAGAGAAAACCACTGGTCAGGGGGACAATTTACGAAATACTACTAAAGTTAACAATTTCGAACAATGTAAAGCTATAGAAAATTCGTCAAAGACTAACGAAGACTTTGAAGAACTTTCTGAGGATGGCGTTTCAGTTGATTCTATTGAATCTACAAATAGGCATTTTGAATGTGGAATTTCTAGTCATACTTCGGGTGTGCAAGCTCATTCTAGCAGAAGAAATCAGTTTGAAAACAAAGAGAACCCTTCATCGGAAAATGCGCAAACATATTGGAAAACTAACGATACATGCAACAAAGACAACCCTTTATCAGaggaaataaaagtaaaaaggaGAACTTACGATTcagaaaatacagaaaaaatatcatTAGCAAAAACACAATCCGATGATTCAGACAATAAACATATTTTGGCATCGGCGGGAACACAACTAGATGAGATTACAAATGACTCAGATATTAAAGGAAGCAAAAATGTTTCTCTGGGCACAAATTTGTCACATCAGTGTTTACAAAGCGATGATTATATTCAAGCTAATATCCCG
The window above is part of the Mytilus galloprovincialis chromosome 4, xbMytGall1.hap1.1, whole genome shotgun sequence genome. Proteins encoded here:
- the LOC143070954 gene encoding uncharacterized protein LOC143070954, giving the protein MDIHVKLSTINQAIHDLKQTQMEILRKIHMNSGDTVNTKDNRHLEKLEVILSVLEDKYRKHNSTLNEVKNKVVTLLEKVGELTTDIKSIQRYTFNTKSRDVKVEKTTGQGDNLRNTTKVNNFEQCKAIENSSKTNEDFEELSEDGVSVDSIESTNRHFECGISSHTSGVQAHSSRRNQFENKENPSSENAQTYWKTNDTCNKDNPLSEEIKVKRRTYDSENTEKISLAKTQSDDSDNKHILASAGTQLDEITNDSDIKGSKNVSLGTNLSHQCLQSDDYIQANIPNQPFADKTPNKIDQSETERKHRTELEDKRSSRNVNMVCRNNFGYKQKRSEMSSDNRVTYHSNDACFQGNNIKSDVQLPTEPIPSSNIKVESFLAERFVK